One Clupea harengus chromosome 12, Ch_v2.0.2, whole genome shotgun sequence DNA segment encodes these proteins:
- the rln1 gene encoding prorelaxin H1, translating to MQTVYKGIMPKPLSIILIGACLFVCVNAQNSNRVVLSKDYGVKLCGREFIRAVIFTCGGSRWKRDLDFLLSRESDPFEWGSLTAVSEPAGMLPRPPSSDLRRAAEPAVPPFSVSLFSLVDLLKMGTDQTQAGAESNEQQLRASLSSQLGGVASPLGFSQDTNTPWLHYDRRKRNFSHGLAGICCNEGCTKNDIGRLC from the exons ATGCAAACAGTTTACAAAGGAATCATGCCAAAGCCTCTTTCTATTATCCTTATAGGTGCATGTCTATTTGTCTGTGTAAACGCTCAGAACTCAAACAGGGTGGTGTTATCTAAAGACTACGGGGTGAAGCTGTGCGGAAGAGAGTTCATCCGAGCTGTAATCTTCACCTGTGGCGGGTCCCGTTGGAAAAGGGATCTGGATTTTCTTCTGAGCAGAGAAAGTG ATCCTTTTGAGTGGGGCTCCCTCACTGCTGTGTCGGAACCAGCTGGAATGCTCCCCAGACCTCCATCCTCAGACCTGAGGAGAGCTGCTGAACCAGCCGTGCCTCCTTTCTCCGTGTCTTTATTCTCCCTGGTAGACTTGCTAAAGATGGGGACTGACCAGACGCAGGCAGGTGCTGAGTCCAATGAGCAGCAACTCAGAGCAAGTTTAAGCAGCCAGCTGGGCGGGGTGGCGTCTCCTCTAGGCTTCAGCCAGGACACAAACACCCCCTGGCTCCACTACGACAGAAGAAAGAGGAACTTCTCCCATGGCCTGGCAGGCATATGTTGTAACGAGGGTTGTACAAAAAACGATATTGGACGGCTCTGCTGA